GCGATTATTCGTAATTACTGTACTCCGGTAATGGAGATTCAGTATGTTGACATCGATCAGGTAACAGGACGAATGGATCTGAATGATCTGAGCAGCAAATTAAATGACGATACGGCGGCAGTATACTTTGAAAATCCCTGTTATCTTGGAATCATTGAGGATCAGGGTGCCGAGATATCTGAACTAGCTCATAAGATTAATGCCGTTTCTATTGTAGGTGTTGATCCCATATCACTTGGAGTTCTGGAGCCTCCGGGCCATTACGGGGCCGATATCATTTGCGGAGATTTACAGCCGCTGGGTATGCATATGAACTTTGGCGGTGGGCAGGCTGGCTTCATTGCAACACGTGATGAGGAAAAATACGTAATGGAATACCCTTCCCGGCTATTTGGCATCGTGCCAACCGAAGTGGAAGGCGAATATGGCTTCGGAGATGTGGCCTATGAACGTACATCATTCGCTCTTCGGGAGAAAGGCAAGGAATCGGTAGGAACTCAGACCGCATTATGGGGCATTACGGCAGGAGTATATCTGGCTCTTCTCGGTCCTGCTGGAATGCAAGAGGTTGGCAGCACCATTATCCAGAAATCGCATTACGCTGCAAAACAGATATCACGAATTCCAGGTGTATCTCTTCACTTCGAAAATGGCACCTTTTTCAAAGAGTTTGTTGTTGATTTTAATGATACAGGTCTAACCGTTGATGAGATCAACCAAAGATTAATGGAGACAGGAATTTTCGGAGGTAAGGATCTGTCTTTATCCTACCCATCATGGGGTCAATGTGCACTGTACTGCGTTACGGAAACGCATACCCAGGCGGATTTGGACCGACTCGTCGATACTCTTCGTTCCATTGTCAGCACGTCATAACGATCATATAGAGGAGGACTGAACGCCATGAAACGAATTCGCAGAGATCATAAGGTTCGGAAGTTTCACCAAGCTAAATGGGATGAGCCCGTTATCTTTGAACTTCACCGACCCGGGGAGCGAGGCGTCGTGCCGCCGGGAACGGAAGCGACTGTAGCAGCTGAAGTAGGCTCCGCAGAAGACAACATACCGGCATCCATGTGGCGGCGCACTATTCCCGCTTTGCCAGAAATCGGGCAGGCAAAGGTACTGCGGCATTATCTGAGATTATCCCAGGAAACGCTGGGATCGGATATGAACGTGGAGATTGGTCAGGGAACCTGCACGATGAAATATATTCCCCGGATTAACGAAATGCTTATCCGAAATCCACGTATGACCGAGCTTCATCCGCTACAAGATGTGGATTCTGTTCAGGGGATGCTGGAGATATTCCACAATCTCGATCTGGCAATGCGAGAGATTTCGGGTATGGATGCGTTCTCC
This window of the Paenibacillus marchantiae genome carries:
- the gcvPA gene encoding aminomethyl-transferring glycine dehydrogenase subunit GcvPA, with the protein product MLKEIGLTSMEQLHDAIPDSLKLKREMDLPPAMNEYELRRHIDGLLAKNKHSGDYLNFLGAGCWQHFIPAVCDEINQRSEFVTAYAGEPYEDHGRFQALFEYQSLLAELVDMDVVNVPTFDWAQAASTAIRMAGRITGRKTVLLPRSVDPDKAAIIRNYCTPVMEIQYVDIDQVTGRMDLNDLSSKLNDDTAAVYFENPCYLGIIEDQGAEISELAHKINAVSIVGVDPISLGVLEPPGHYGADIICGDLQPLGMHMNFGGGQAGFIATRDEEKYVMEYPSRLFGIVPTEVEGEYGFGDVAYERTSFALREKGKESVGTQTALWGITAGVYLALLGPAGMQEVGSTIIQKSHYAAKQISRIPGVSLHFENGTFFKEFVVDFNDTGLTVDEINQRLMETGIFGGKDLSLSYPSWGQCALYCVTETHTQADLDRLVDTLRSIVSTS